A stretch of Borrelia turcica IST7 DNA encodes these proteins:
- a CDS encoding YaaR family protein yields the protein MKINNLVAGALNLEPRDYKKNKKKVDVGKSNVFSSVFKSEFVKEDKHFILLENGEFNLDFIKNMLDEINDIGEKLLSEPSRQNVIFYKKTIAEFLSIVLSSSISLKEQKGGSSGEVKRPKYRIIRIINEKLDKLAYSVLQNQVSQIKLLSSLEEIQGLLVNLLR from the coding sequence ATGAAGATTAATAATTTAGTAGCAGGTGCTTTAAATCTTGAACCGAGAGATTATAAAAAGAATAAAAAGAAGGTTGATGTTGGTAAGTCAAATGTTTTTTCTTCAGTATTTAAATCAGAATTTGTAAAAGAAGATAAACATTTTATTTTGCTTGAAAATGGTGAATTTAATCTTGATTTTATTAAAAATATGTTAGATGAGATTAATGATATTGGAGAAAAGCTTTTAAGCGAGCCTTCTCGTCAAAATGTAATTTTTTACAAGAAAACTATAGCGGAATTTTTATCTATTGTCTTATCGTCTTCTATTTCTCTTAAGGAACAAAAGGGAGGGAGTAGTGGAGAGGTAAAGAGACCCAAGTATCGCATTATTAGAATTATTAATGAAAAGCTTGATAAGCTTGCTTATTCGGTTTTGCAAAATCAAGTTTCTCAGATTAAACTTTTAAGTAGTCTTGAAGAAATTCAAGGATTACTTGTAAATCTACTTAGATGA
- a CDS encoding glycerol-3-phosphate dehydrogenase/oxidase, whose translation MSKNEEKELKDLDNQDFDLIIVGGGATGLGIAIDSITRGNKTLLIEKFDYAKGTSSRSTKLIHGGVRYLAQFNIPLVKEALYEKALLEQNAPHLVNECAFVTPIYNIFSLPYYYFGLSWYHNLLGKHKKAKYKTRLLSKSETIERIPNIKTEGLKCSVLYYDDSFDDARMAISMLRTFTEKGGIAFNYTELISFTKENGKISGAVIKDKTTDTQVTIKSKCIINATGIFADEIRKIDDPSAPNIIRPSQGTHLILKKDKFHTDYAMLMPKTSDNRVLFALPWHDGVVCGSTDVSIDKIEEEPKSLESEIEFIIDNMNDYLNTKISKSDVKSAYAGIRPLIVDPKGEQNTSKISRDEKIFISESNLITIAGGKYTTFRKMAEKTLKRAIEEKLISDSISTTENLKLHGYLEKEKVLNIPEPFRVYGSDFKILSEMEGFNNKIHADLSLNEAQITFAIEFEQAKTVEDILSRRTRSLLLNAKATIEATPKVAEIMMQKLGKSEEWKNDQIKTFTETAQKYLV comes from the coding sequence ATGAGTAAAAATGAAGAAAAAGAACTAAAAGATCTTGATAATCAAGATTTTGACCTAATAATAGTTGGTGGGGGAGCAACAGGCCTGGGCATCGCAATAGATTCCATTACAAGAGGGAATAAGACTTTGCTTATTGAAAAATTTGACTATGCAAAAGGTACATCCTCTAGATCAACCAAGCTAATACATGGTGGTGTAAGATATTTAGCTCAATTTAATATACCCTTAGTAAAAGAAGCACTTTATGAGAAAGCATTACTCGAACAAAATGCCCCTCATTTAGTGAATGAATGCGCTTTTGTTACGCCTATATATAACATTTTTAGCCTACCCTACTACTATTTTGGACTAAGTTGGTATCATAACCTTCTTGGAAAGCATAAAAAAGCTAAGTACAAAACAAGATTATTATCAAAATCCGAGACAATAGAGAGAATTCCAAATATTAAAACAGAGGGTCTTAAATGTTCCGTGCTCTATTATGATGATTCTTTTGATGATGCCAGAATGGCAATAAGTATGCTTAGAACTTTTACCGAAAAAGGTGGGATTGCATTCAATTATACAGAACTTATAAGTTTTACTAAAGAGAATGGTAAAATATCAGGGGCTGTTATTAAAGATAAAACAACTGATACACAAGTTACTATAAAGAGTAAATGCATAATAAATGCAACAGGGATTTTTGCAGACGAGATTAGAAAAATAGATGACCCTAGTGCCCCTAACATTATTAGACCTTCTCAAGGAACACATCTAATACTTAAGAAAGATAAATTTCATACAGACTATGCAATGCTTATGCCTAAGACAAGTGATAATAGAGTCTTATTCGCACTACCTTGGCACGATGGAGTTGTTTGTGGAAGCACAGATGTTTCAATAGATAAAATTGAAGAAGAGCCTAAGAGCCTAGAAAGTGAAATTGAATTCATAATAGACAATATGAACGATTATTTAAATACTAAAATAAGTAAGAGTGATGTTAAGAGCGCTTATGCAGGTATTAGACCACTAATAGTAGATCCTAAAGGAGAGCAAAACACCTCAAAAATATCAAGAGATGAGAAAATATTTATCTCAGAATCAAATCTTATTACAATTGCCGGGGGTAAATACACCACTTTCAGAAAAATGGCCGAAAAGACTCTAAAAAGAGCAATAGAAGAAAAATTAATATCTGACTCAATCTCTACTACAGAAAACTTAAAGTTGCACGGTTACTTAGAAAAGGAAAAAGTACTCAATATTCCTGAACCCTTTAGAGTCTATGGAAGTGATTTTAAAATTTTAAGTGAAATGGAAGGATTTAATAATAAGATTCATGCTGATTTATCATTAAATGAAGCTCAAATCACCTTTGCTATTGAATTTGAACAAGCAAAAACTGTAGAAGATATTTTATCAAGAAGAACAAGATCACTTCTATTAAATGCAAAAGCCACAATTGAAGCTACACCAAAGGTTGCTGAGATTATGATGCAAAAACTTGGCAAATCTGAAGAATGGAAGAATGATCAAATAAAAACCTTTACAGAGACAGCGCAAAAATATTTAGTTTAA
- the glpT gene encoding glycerol-3-phosphate transporter, producing MAKLFNFLSPAPHIERVDKKIEDSLYKRLRLQVFVSIFIGYAGFYLTRKIFSFAMPELEKEGFGKGQLGIILSGVSIAYGFSKFIMGNVSDRSNPRYFLSLGLLLTAVITVIFGLFPWNSIETTTAVALMFILMFSNGWVQGMGWPACGRTMVHWWSTKERGITVATWNVAHNTGAAFSGIISSWALLHFNEWQAVLYVPAGIVVGIAIFVLLTLRDTPQSVGLPPVEEYKNDYPENYTKKLEEELNAKDIFIKYVFNNKLLWYIAIANAFVYFVRYGVLDWAPTYLSQVKHFSIKDSGWAYSLYEFSAIPGTIICGWISDKVFKGRRTETGIIFMAATLVTVIIYWQLPENTPTLTTTLLAIIGFLIYGPVMLIGLHALDLAPKKAAGTAAGFTGLFGYIGGSVAASAITGFVLQYFNWDVYFYLLITSCLLAIIFISLTFRQENKINGNNKRT from the coding sequence ATGGCAAAATTATTTAATTTTCTCAGTCCAGCACCTCACATAGAAAGAGTAGACAAAAAAATAGAAGATTCACTATACAAAAGATTGAGGCTTCAAGTATTCGTGTCAATATTCATTGGATATGCTGGTTTTTATTTAACAAGAAAAATTTTTTCATTTGCTATGCCAGAACTCGAAAAAGAAGGTTTTGGGAAAGGCCAATTGGGTATAATTTTATCTGGCGTTTCAATTGCATATGGATTCTCTAAATTTATAATGGGGAATGTCTCAGATCGAAGTAATCCTAGATATTTTTTATCTCTAGGATTACTCTTGACCGCTGTGATTACTGTTATATTTGGATTATTTCCTTGGAATTCAATTGAAACAACAACAGCAGTAGCACTCATGTTCATTTTAATGTTTTCAAACGGATGGGTTCAGGGAATGGGATGGCCTGCTTGTGGGCGTACTATGGTCCATTGGTGGTCAACAAAAGAAAGGGGAATAACTGTTGCTACTTGGAATGTAGCTCACAATACAGGAGCAGCCTTCTCGGGTATTATATCATCTTGGGCTCTGCTTCACTTCAACGAATGGCAAGCTGTACTTTATGTACCAGCAGGAATAGTAGTAGGAATTGCTATATTTGTTCTCCTTACACTAAGAGATACTCCTCAATCTGTAGGACTACCGCCAGTTGAAGAGTACAAAAACGATTATCCTGAAAACTATACAAAAAAATTAGAAGAAGAGCTTAACGCAAAAGACATCTTTATAAAATATGTTTTTAATAATAAGCTGCTTTGGTATATAGCTATTGCTAACGCATTTGTGTACTTTGTCAGATACGGTGTTCTGGATTGGGCTCCTACATACCTATCGCAAGTAAAACATTTTTCTATAAAAGATTCAGGATGGGCATATTCCCTTTATGAGTTTTCAGCTATTCCTGGAACAATCATTTGCGGGTGGATATCCGACAAAGTTTTTAAAGGGAGACGAACTGAGACTGGAATAATTTTCATGGCTGCTACTCTTGTTACAGTAATTATCTATTGGCAATTACCAGAAAATACTCCGACCCTTACAACTACTCTTTTGGCAATAATAGGATTCTTAATTTACGGACCTGTTATGCTCATTGGACTTCATGCTCTTGATCTTGCGCCCAAAAAGGCAGCCGGCACTGCCGCAGGATTTACAGGATTATTTGGATATATAGGAGGTTCTGTAGCTGCTAGTGCTATTACAGGATTTGTATTGCAATACTTTAACTGGGATGTATATTTTTATCTATTAATAACTTCTTGCTTACTTGCAATAATATTTATAAGTCTAACATTTAGACAAGAAAACAAAATAAATGGGAACAATAAAAGAACATAA
- a CDS encoding bactofilin family protein codes for MLNFLSINKNKKIASTFIFDEIKTIVGKNDFFKGELISNNFIRIDGDFLGTISSTKRVIIGETGRIKSNINANEIVISGIVLGNIYADNKIKVFQSGCVIGNISCRSIEVEEGAIIDGYMNIGTGNLGLSEKDVFIYTGSYKVDEDILIEVNKEMKGERIVRDFQIEESNKYLFNDMSKIDED; via the coding sequence ATGTTGAATTTTTTGAGTATAAATAAGAATAAGAAAATTGCGTCAACTTTTATTTTTGATGAAATCAAAACGATAGTAGGGAAAAATGATTTTTTTAAAGGGGAGTTAATTTCAAATAATTTTATTCGCATTGATGGTGATTTTCTTGGAACTATTAGTTCTACTAAGAGGGTTATAATTGGAGAAACGGGGAGAATTAAATCAAATATTAATGCAAATGAGATTGTTATTTCTGGAATAGTTCTTGGAAACATTTATGCTGACAATAAAATTAAGGTTTTTCAGTCAGGATGTGTGATTGGCAATATTTCGTGCAGGTCAATTGAAGTTGAAGAAGGTGCAATTATTGATGGATATATGAATATTGGTACTGGAAATCTTGGACTATCTGAGAAAGATGTATTTATTTATACAGGTTCTTATAAGGTAGATGAAGATATTTTAATTGAAGTGAATAAGGAAATGAAAGGAGAAAGGATCGTTAGGGATTTTCAAATAGAAGAGAGTAATAAATACTTATTCAATGATATGAGTAAAATAGATGAAGATTAA
- the rdgB gene encoding RdgB/HAM1 family non-canonical purine NTP pyrophosphatase, producing MKTLFFATTNINKINEVKQILNIPNIKLEIPKNFDVQETGTTFKENSLLKAKALFELLDRKQHVFSEDSGLCIEALNLEPGIYSKRYDKYKLGKKLSTHEKNQLIIDLMKNKENRAAYFVCIISHISTDGQISNFEGVFNGSIASNIDYCQKNGFGYDPIFLTNNNKRLSELNLSEKNKISHRGIAFTKFKKFIIKNLA from the coding sequence ATGAAAACATTATTTTTTGCAACTACTAATATAAACAAAATAAACGAAGTAAAGCAAATTTTAAATATCCCTAATATAAAACTTGAAATTCCTAAAAATTTTGATGTACAAGAAACAGGTACAACTTTTAAAGAAAATTCCTTACTCAAAGCAAAAGCTTTATTTGAACTTTTAGATAGGAAACAACATGTTTTTAGTGAAGATTCTGGACTATGTATTGAAGCTTTAAATCTAGAGCCTGGCATTTATTCTAAAAGATATGACAAATATAAACTTGGAAAAAAACTCAGTACTCACGAAAAAAATCAGCTCATTATCGATTTAATGAAAAATAAAGAAAATAGAGCAGCGTATTTTGTATGTATAATTAGCCATATTTCAACAGATGGACAAATAAGTAACTTTGAAGGTGTCTTTAATGGTAGCATTGCTTCTAATATTGATTATTGTCAAAAAAATGGATTTGGATATGATCCAATTTTCCTAACTAATAACAATAAAAGACTCAGTGAATTGAATCTTTCAGAAAAAAATAAAATATCCCATAGAGGAATTGCATTTACTAAATTTAAAAAATTTATAATAAAAAATTTAGCTTAA
- a CDS encoding M23 family metallopeptidase: MKKKMRYKIILFLKGLGKLCFVIFSSFLKVLNNIYSFFSQNVSFMIVPHVKGNVKNIKISLLTLFLFFLFFLVIFIGFVLLAVNYVTLTSIVKSTEKNYELAETEIEDFRNTVVEINSVASNFSRVLDELRTSLKIKESNIDLNRNKLDGDLADFLDLQVLEANAIKELSDLKNVKSTIEGSIPPLKSIVKLLHSQNKLLNDIPSLWPIIKGDGIISLHFGPAIEPFTRQWYIHKGIDLAGVRIGTAIVAAADGEVIRASHQSTGYGNFVQIKHKYGLSTLYAHLSRLNTSKGSYVKKGQVIGFLGQTGYSTGPHLHYEVRIGSQVINPDMYLNLSTGASK; this comes from the coding sequence ATGAAAAAGAAAATGAGGTATAAAATTATCTTATTTTTAAAGGGACTAGGTAAGCTTTGCTTTGTAATCTTTAGTTCTTTTCTTAAAGTTTTAAATAATATTTACTCTTTTTTTAGTCAAAATGTTAGCTTCATGATTGTTCCTCATGTTAAAGGGAATGTTAAGAATATCAAGATTTCTTTATTGACTCTTTTTTTATTTTTTTTATTTTTTCTTGTTATTTTTATAGGGTTTGTTTTACTAGCTGTTAATTATGTTACTCTTACATCTATTGTTAAGTCTACTGAGAAAAATTATGAACTTGCGGAAACGGAGATTGAAGATTTTAGAAACACAGTTGTTGAGATTAATTCTGTTGCTAGTAATTTTTCTAGGGTGTTAGATGAACTTAGAACTTCCTTGAAAATAAAGGAAAGTAATATTGATTTGAACCGTAACAAATTAGATGGTGATCTTGCAGATTTTCTTGATTTGCAAGTATTAGAGGCTAATGCAATCAAAGAATTGAGTGATCTTAAAAATGTTAAAAGTACAATAGAGGGCTCTATTCCTCCTCTTAAGAGTATAGTTAAATTACTTCATTCTCAAAATAAATTGTTAAATGATATTCCTTCGCTTTGGCCGATTATTAAAGGAGACGGTATTATTTCTTTGCATTTTGGGCCAGCTATTGAGCCTTTTACTAGACAATGGTATATTCATAAGGGAATAGATCTTGCGGGAGTGAGAATTGGAACAGCTATTGTTGCAGCTGCTGATGGAGAGGTTATTAGAGCTAGTCATCAATCAACGGGTTATGGTAATTTTGTTCAAATTAAGCATAAGTATGGACTTTCAACTCTTTATGCACATCTGTCTCGCTTAAACACTTCAAAGGGTTCTTATGTTAAAAAAGGTCAAGTGATTGGATTTCTTGGACAAACAGGGTATTCTACAGGACCTCATCTTCACTATGAAGTTCGAATAGGGTCTCAAGTTATAAATCCGGATATGTATTTAAATTTATCAACGGGAGCTTCAAAATAG
- the pcsA gene encoding phosphatidylcholine synthase, which translates to MKNLNLIVAWSVHILTASGLIVGFYSIIAIVNGDYSLLLKLTIIGLIIDGIDGTLARKFKIKELIPTVDGALLDNIVDYINYTFIPTIFFYYGYFIKDEYKIIICIGILFASAYQFSRIDAKTSDDFFRGFPSLWNFLIIFNLIFNIGQTTNLIIILICLALSFAPIKFIYPSKTKEFKLLTIPLTILTSLILILAIFIKLPESYLKISKMLIIFYLLYLTLISLYLTYKTRRK; encoded by the coding sequence TTGAAAAACTTAAATCTCATTGTAGCTTGGTCAGTACATATTTTAACAGCTTCTGGTTTAATAGTTGGTTTTTATTCAATAATCGCCATAGTAAATGGCGATTATTCTCTTTTATTAAAACTCACAATTATAGGGCTTATAATTGACGGGATTGATGGGACATTGGCAAGAAAATTTAAGATAAAAGAATTAATCCCAACAGTTGATGGTGCTCTTCTTGACAATATTGTAGATTATATAAACTATACATTTATTCCTACAATATTTTTTTATTATGGCTACTTCATAAAAGATGAATACAAAATAATAATCTGCATTGGCATTTTATTCGCATCAGCATATCAATTTTCAAGAATAGATGCAAAAACAAGCGATGATTTCTTTAGAGGTTTTCCTTCTCTATGGAATTTCTTAATAATTTTCAATCTCATTTTCAATATAGGGCAAACTACAAATCTCATTATAATACTAATATGTCTTGCCTTAAGCTTCGCACCAATTAAATTCATTTATCCGTCAAAAACCAAAGAATTTAAACTTTTAACAATTCCCTTAACAATATTAACTTCTTTAATATTAATATTGGCAATATTTATAAAGCTACCAGAATCTTATTTAAAAATATCAAAAATGCTAATAATTTTTTACCTTTTATATCTCACCTTAATTAGCTTGTATTTAACATACAAGACAAGAAGAAAATAA
- the glpQ gene encoding glycerophosphodiester phosphodiesterase: MKQIKLKLLLFLISSLFIISCEKEKVSMNKALPLVIAHRGASGYLPEHTLEAKAFAYALGAHYLEQDIVLTKDDIPIIMHDPEIDTTTNVAEIFPERARKDGRYYSVDFTLRELKSLKLSERFDPKTGKPIYPNRFPLNEYNFKIPTLEEEIQFIQGLNKSTGRNVGIYPEIKKPFWHKQQGKDISKIVIEMLNKYGYKSKEDKIYLQIFDFDELKRIREELGYKGKLVMLIGENDWNEAPTDYEYIKSEEGIAEVAKYSDGIGPWIPQVIIDGKVTGLTSLAHKHKMEVHPYTMRIDALPSYVKDANELLNLLFNKAKVDGVFTDFPDVVLGFIRK, from the coding sequence ATGAAACAAATAAAACTTAAATTATTGCTGTTCTTAATAAGTTCTCTTTTCATTATTTCTTGTGAGAAGGAAAAAGTAAGTATGAATAAAGCGTTACCTCTAGTCATAGCTCATAGAGGTGCTAGTGGTTATTTACCAGAACATACATTAGAGGCTAAAGCATTTGCTTACGCTTTAGGAGCTCATTACCTAGAGCAAGACATTGTTCTGACAAAAGATGATATTCCTATTATAATGCATGACCCAGAAATTGACACAACAACAAATGTTGCAGAAATATTTCCTGAAAGAGCCAGAAAAGATGGGAGATATTACTCGGTTGACTTTACATTAAGAGAGCTTAAATCGCTAAAACTTAGTGAAAGATTTGATCCTAAAACTGGAAAACCAATATATCCTAACCGTTTCCCCTTAAATGAATACAATTTCAAAATTCCAACTCTAGAAGAAGAAATACAATTCATACAAGGATTAAACAAAAGTACAGGGAGAAATGTTGGAATCTATCCTGAAATTAAAAAACCCTTTTGGCATAAGCAACAAGGTAAAGATATATCTAAGATCGTAATAGAAATGCTAAATAAATATGGTTATAAATCAAAGGAAGACAAAATTTATCTTCAAATATTTGACTTTGATGAACTTAAGAGAATAAGAGAAGAACTTGGTTATAAAGGAAAGCTTGTAATGCTTATTGGCGAAAACGATTGGAATGAGGCACCAACAGACTATGAATACATTAAATCAGAAGAAGGCATAGCAGAAGTTGCAAAATACTCTGATGGGATTGGCCCTTGGATACCTCAAGTCATAATTGATGGAAAAGTAACAGGACTTACTTCCTTAGCGCATAAGCACAAAATGGAGGTTCATCCTTACACTATGAGAATTGACGCATTACCTTCTTATGTAAAAGACGCAAATGAACTACTAAATTTACTATTTAATAAAGCAAAGGTAGATGGAGTATTTACAGATTTTCCTGATGTAGTATTAGGCTTTATAAGAAAATAA
- the pepF gene encoding oligoendopeptidase F — MIDRSKVNEDDKWDLSSLFKSNEEYKQEVKEIKLKLEEFKKYENLEFDLNAFKQSLNAYYEIAEKLERTTYYTYLQLETDVSNKDSNELRTINVNLETEVSNTTSFFIPKILKADIKQVKEWLEDSELKDKKIAVEHILREKEHILSEDEEKILANYTSLYSSYNDIFSSLTNADMEFGEIDGKPLTNSTYSLFLHNENQEIRKNAFLKFYKEYQKHENTLSNLLIADINKNKFLAKTRKFEDTISMKLFKNNIDKKVYTNLIETVNENLSTLHEYYDFRKNILNQEYLNHYDVYVPLTKDIKFKNSFNEACEKILHSLAILGSEYTEVLRKGFFKERWVDIYENKGKRSGAFSAGSYNGKPYILMNYKDESIRDMFTLAHEAGHSMHSYFSIKNNPFPQYQYSIFEAEIASTVNEQILADYLLQNEKDIEKIKYIKLTQIDDLLATFFRQTMFAEFEYIIHSMINKDEPVVKDTLKTTYANLLKKYFGSSLKLDENSSLECLRIPHFYSPFYVYQYATGITAALLIYKNIKENKKDAIKNYIEFLKTGGSKYPLDSLKVTGVDLTLKSTIENTINIFKERLEDVKKLF, encoded by the coding sequence ATGATAGATAGAAGTAAAGTCAATGAAGATGACAAATGGGATTTATCTTCTTTATTTAAAAGTAATGAAGAATATAAACAAGAGGTAAAAGAAATCAAATTAAAACTTGAAGAGTTTAAGAAATATGAAAACCTAGAATTTGATTTAAACGCATTCAAACAGTCTCTAAACGCTTATTACGAAATTGCAGAAAAATTAGAAAGAACAACTTATTACACTTATCTTCAACTAGAAACAGATGTAAGTAATAAAGATTCAAATGAACTTAGAACAATAAATGTCAACTTAGAAACAGAAGTATCAAATACTACTTCATTTTTTATTCCAAAAATATTAAAGGCAGACATAAAACAAGTAAAGGAGTGGCTTGAGGATAGCGAACTAAAAGATAAAAAAATAGCTGTTGAACACATACTAAGAGAAAAAGAACACATTTTAAGTGAAGATGAAGAGAAAATATTAGCTAATTATACTTCTCTTTATTCATCTTATAATGACATATTCTCTTCACTAACAAATGCTGATATGGAATTTGGAGAGATTGACGGGAAACCTTTAACTAATTCCACCTACAGCTTATTTCTTCATAATGAAAATCAAGAGATAAGAAAAAATGCTTTCTTAAAATTTTACAAAGAATATCAAAAACATGAAAATACATTGTCCAATCTTTTAATTGCTGATATAAATAAAAATAAATTTTTGGCCAAAACAAGAAAATTTGAAGACACTATTTCAATGAAGCTTTTTAAAAATAATATTGACAAAAAAGTTTATACAAATTTAATTGAAACAGTTAATGAAAATTTATCCACTCTTCATGAATATTATGACTTTAGAAAAAACATACTCAATCAAGAATATCTTAATCACTATGATGTTTATGTTCCTCTAACAAAAGACATAAAATTTAAAAATTCTTTTAATGAAGCTTGTGAAAAAATCTTACATTCTTTAGCAATACTAGGAAGTGAATATACTGAAGTGCTAAGAAAAGGATTTTTTAAAGAGCGTTGGGTTGATATTTATGAAAATAAAGGGAAAAGGTCAGGAGCTTTTAGTGCAGGGTCTTACAATGGCAAACCTTACATACTCATGAATTATAAAGACGAATCAATAAGAGACATGTTTACTTTAGCTCACGAGGCAGGTCATTCTATGCATTCTTATTTCAGCATTAAAAATAATCCATTCCCCCAATATCAATATTCTATTTTTGAGGCAGAAATAGCATCCACAGTGAATGAACAAATACTTGCAGATTACTTACTACAAAATGAAAAAGATATTGAAAAAATAAAATACATAAAATTAACCCAAATAGATGATCTACTTGCAACATTTTTCAGACAAACAATGTTTGCTGAATTTGAATATATTATTCATAGTATGATTAATAAAGATGAACCTGTGGTAAAAGACACACTAAAGACAACTTATGCCAATTTACTAAAAAAATATTTCGGTTCAAGTCTTAAGCTTGATGAAAATAGCTCTCTTGAATGTCTTAGAATTCCTCATTTCTATTCACCCTTCTATGTGTATCAATATGCAACAGGAATTACAGCTGCTCTTTTAATATACAAAAACATAAAAGAGAACAAAAAAGATGCAATTAAGAATTACATAGAATTTTTAAAGACAGGAGGTTCAAAATATCCCTTAGATTCTTTAAAAGTTACCGGAGTTGATTTAACATTAAAATCAACAATAGAAAATACAATTAATATTTTCAAAGAACGTCTTGAGGATGTAAAAAAATTATTCTAA
- a CDS encoding DedA family protein, with translation MHIILEFIDLNIGYAPMVFFTLLILAGFNIPISEDAIVIMGGILSSRKSEYTILIFLGIFWGAYIGDIISFYIGRFLAYKLFRKETKVNKLIDTMNYYYGKYGSLTLFLGRFIPFGVRNAIFISAGMGNMRPRHFLLADFFAAIISITIYFTLSFKIGESFKMIFPKIKIILLIAFIALSIIILIVFFIKNKKTQKVDKHFK, from the coding sequence ATGCATATAATACTAGAATTTATAGATCTCAATATAGGCTATGCTCCCATGGTATTCTTTACACTACTTATCCTTGCGGGATTTAACATTCCAATTTCCGAGGATGCAATAGTAATAATGGGTGGCATACTTTCTAGTCGAAAAAGTGAATACACAATCTTAATATTTTTAGGAATTTTCTGGGGAGCATATATTGGCGATATAATTTCATTTTACATAGGAAGATTTTTAGCATATAAACTATTTAGGAAAGAAACAAAAGTTAACAAACTCATAGATACAATGAATTACTACTATGGAAAATATGGAAGTTTAACTCTCTTTTTGGGCAGATTTATTCCATTTGGTGTCAGAAATGCAATATTTATATCCGCAGGAATGGGAAACATGAGGCCTCGTCATTTCCTTTTAGCTGATTTCTTTGCAGCTATTATATCAATTACAATTTACTTTACTTTAAGCTTTAAAATAGGAGAATCATTTAAAATGATATTTCCTAAAATAAAAATAATACTATTAATAGCATTTATCGCATTATCCATAATAATTTTAATTGTGTTTTTTATAAAGAATAAAAAAACACAAAAAGTTGACAAACATTTTAAATAA